A region from the Branchiostoma lanceolatum isolate klBraLanc5 chromosome 2, klBraLanc5.hap2, whole genome shotgun sequence genome encodes:
- the LOC136426901 gene encoding protein artichoke-like — protein MATTAKPNKMMTAVVIAVWFLVLLTSPAASCPDLCSCSGADVSCDNRGLTSIPDNIPNTTTYLDLDDNAIQTMKNSAFIDLPNLSYLEVRNNIINTLTNDTFSGLSNLRNLDISNNLIRKIPGGTFNGLSNLENLRLGHNVIRSIANGAFIGLSSLQYLYVDYNSITSCQRSIANGAFIGLSSLQYLYVDYNSITTLTNNTFSGLSNLRRLDIHHNRIQKIFVGAFNALLSLSRLHLDYNLIINISNNTFVGLLNLEYLYLRHNSITSIPSSTFVGLSNLRALYLDKNAITSGAFSGLSSLSTLYLQNNDITNIDSVTFNGLGNLRTLNLDDNIITSISIGAFVGISRLANLYIRDNGIAAIASGTFSGLSSLSRLYLQNNIIQTIAIGTFSDLSSLDYLYLQNNDITNITSGAFGGLGNLRTLNLDNNIISTISNGTVVGLSRLRNLDLQNNNITTIASGAFGDLSSLNYLYLQNNDITTITTGAFGDLSSLNYLYLQNNDIQTIASGTFNGLARISKLSLQNNDITIIVSGAFGGLGNLRTLNLDDNIITNISSGAFLGLSRLANLYLCDNGIAEIASRGTFSGLSSLSGLYLQGNDITTVDSGTFSGLSSLSILDLHNNDIVTIASGAFGGLGNLWTLNLDNNIISIISNGTFVGLSRLWNLYIRNNGIAAIASGTFSGLSSLSGLYLQGNDITTFDSGTFSGLSSLSILDLHNNDIVTIASGAFGGLGNLWTLNLDDNNVDNIDNGTFIGLSRLRNLYLRNNGISNIINGAFKGLSRLYVLFLSNNTITNINSDIFTGLFNIQHLNLDFNPIANINGSSFSGLVNLQHLFFENSGIRHIGTKTFSNLLNLRTLYLDENPLNLTDDPFVDMPKLRVISLVRCKLTAIPTLPPSIESIHLGGNPIQAIQSGDFANLRSLEDPDICNQYVATKADYRQIDEHYNRDPYYYDYYYYYDDGYYYYYDDDDNCDYSRSYKNASDYPLITVAKGAYTNLDQLSALTLRASDLFGTLPKLEKVSLYNNPWTCDCWLQGLVQWMKTTGVAYESRSPVTCTSSPAPSLLNVSLSQVDPQALICEQTTTPQITATSDTITKSEEDTIPSPTRNTVVTVTPRLFPPRAVALVTTTATESIVQWKSPSTDVMGYIISYVKTKGGRIQWTQPIHPGVKVYNILNLSPGTAYHVCVIAQYPVGRSAATNNPCVTATTKEGAGKGTGTGTDQTLVIGLASAGVIAAVVIVGTIVMCKVRLSD, from the exons ATGGCGACGACTGCAAAGCCAAACAAGATGATGACTGCGGTCGTGATAGCCGTGTGGTTCCTCGTGCTGCTGACCAGCCCTGCCGCGTCGTGTCCGGATCTGTGTTCATGTTCTGGTGCAGATGTTTCTTGCGATAACCGTGGACTCACATCCATTCCAGACAACATCCCCAATACTACAACATATTTAGACCTGGACGACAATGCTATTCAAACTATGAAGAACAGTGCGTTCATTGACCTGCCAAATTTGAGTTATCTCGAAGTACGAAACAACATCATAAACACCCTCACCAACGATACATTCTCCGGACTGTCCAACCTTCGGAACCTGGACATTAGTAATAATCTTATCAGAAAAATCCCCGGTGGCACTTTTAACGGTCTATCCAACCTTGAAAATCTACGTCTCGGCCACAATGTCATTAGGAGCATCGCAAACGGCGCTTTCATTGGCTTGTCAAGTCTACAGTACCTCTATGTAGACTACAACTCAATAACCAGTTGTCAACG GAGCATCGCAAATGGCGCTTTCATCGGCTTGTCAAGTCTACAGTACCTCTATGTAGACTACAACTCCATAACCACCCTCACCAACAATACATTCTCCGGGCTGTCCAATCTTCGGAGGCTGGACATTCATCATAACCGCATCCAAAAAATCTTCGTCGGCGCTTTCAACGCCCTGTTAAGCCTTTCGCGGCTTCATCTCGACTACAATCTCATCATCAACATCTCAAATAACACTTTCGTAGGCCTACTGAACTTAGAATATCTTTACCTCCGACACAATTCCATCACAAGCATCCCAAGTAGCACGTTCGTCGGCCTTTCCAATCTACGGGCTTTGTACCTCGACAAAAATGCCATAACCAGTGGAGCTTTTAGTGGTCTGTCAAGTCTTTCTACACTCTACCTTCAGAACAACGACATTACAAATATCGACAGTGTAACCTTCAATGGTCTTGGCAATCTTCGCACACTAAATCTCGATGATAACATCATAACCAGCATCAGTATTGGTGCTTTCGTTGGAATATCCCGTCTGGCGAATCTGTACATTCGTGACAATGGCATCGCCGCTATCGCCAGTGGTACTTTCAGTGGGCTGTCCAGTCTTTCTAGGCTTTACCTTCAGAATAACATCATTCAAACTATAGCCATTGGCACTTTCAGTGATCTGTCCAGTCTTGATTACCTGTACCTTCAGAACAATGACATTACAAATATCACCAGCGGAGCTTTCGGTGGGCTTGGTAATCTTCGGACATTAAATCTCGATAATAATATCATAAGCACCATCAGTAATGGCACAGTCGTTGGACTATCCCGTCTTAGGAATCTGGACCTTCAgaacaacaacattacaactATCGCCAGTGGTGCTTTCGGTGATCTGTCCAGTCTTAATTACCTGTATCTTCAGAACAATGACATAACAACTATCACCACTGGAGCTTTCGGTGATCTGTCCAGTCTTAATTACCTGTACCTTCAGAACAATGATATTCAAACTATTGCCAGTGGTACTTTCAATGGTCTGGCCAGAATTTCTAAACTGAGCCTTCAGAACAACGACATTACAATTATCGTCAGTGGAGCTTTCGGCGGGCTTGGTAATCTTCGGACACTAAATCTCGATGATAACATCATAACCAACATCAGTAGTGGTGCTTTCCTTGGTCTGTCCCGTCTGGCGAATCTGTACCTTTGTGACAATGGCATCGCCGAAATCGCTAGTAGGGGTACTTTTAGTGGTCTGTCCAGTCTTTCTGGACTGTACCTTCAGGGCAACGACATTACAACTGTCGACAGTGGTACTTTCAGTGGTCTGTCAAGTCTTTCTATACTGGACCTTCATAACAACGACATTGTAACTATCGCCAGTGGAGCTTTCGGTGGGCTTGGTAATCTTTGGACATTAAATCTCGATAATAATATCATAAGCATCATCAGTAATGGCACATTCGTTGGACTGTCCCGTCTTTGGAATCTGTACATTCGTAACAACGGCATCGCCGCTATCGCCAGTGGTACTTTTAGTGGTCTGTCCAGTCTTTCTGGACTGTACCTTCAGGGCAACGACATCACCACTTTCGACAGTGGTACTTTCAGTGGTCTGTCAAGTCTTTCTATACTGGACCTTCATAACAACGACATTGTAACTATCGCAAGTGGAGCTTTCGGTGGGCTTGGGAATCTTTGGACACTAAATCTCGATGATAACAATGTGGACAACATCGATAATGGTACCTTCATTGGTCTGTCCCGTCTCAGGAATCTGTACCTTCGCAACAACGGCATCTCGAATATCATCAACGGCGCTTTCAAAGGACTGTCCAGACTTTATGTACTTTTTCTCAGCAACAACACCATAACCAACATCAACAGTGACATTTTTACTGGTCTGTTCAATATCCAGCACCTAAATCTTGACTTCAATCCCATAGCTAACATCAATGGCAGTTCTTTCTCAGGCCTGGTCAATCTTCAACACCTGTTTTTTGAGAATTCCGGCATACGTCACATCGGTACAAAAACTTTTTCCAATCTTCTAAACCTTAGAACGTTGTACTTAGACGAGAACCCCTTAAATCTGACTGACGACCCGTTTGTTGACATGCCAAAGTTACGAGTTATCAGTTTAGTCAGATGCAAACTCACCGCCATACCGACCTTGCCGCCATCTATCGAATCTATTCATCTTGGTGGAAACCCAATACAGGCAATACAGTCAGGAGACTTTGCCAACCTCCGAAGCCTTGAGGATCCAGATATTTGCAACCAGTACGTGGCAACAAAGGCAGATTATCGTCAAATAGATGAGCACTACAACCGCGACCCCTACTACTAcgattactactactactacgacgacggctactactactactacgacGACGACGACAACTGTGACTACAGCAGATCATACAAGAATGCATCAGACTACCCACTCATCACTGTAGCAAAAGGAGCGTACACCAACCTTGATCAACTTAGCGCTTTAACGTTACGGG CTTCGGATCTGTTTGGGACACTGCCAAAACTGGAAAAGGTCTCTCTGTACAACAACCCATGGACGTGTGACTGTTGGCTACAGGGCCTTGTCCAATGGATGAAGACCACAGGCGTGGCGTACGAGAGTCGGTCACCGGTCACGTGTACATCGAGTCCAGCGCCATCTCTGCTCAATGTGTCACTGTCACAGGTGGATCCCCAGGCGCTGATCTGTGAGCAGACCACAACTCCGCAAATAACAGCTACCAGCGACACCATCACAAAGTCTGAAGAAGATACCATTCCCTCGCCAACAAGAAATACTGTTGTAACAGTTACACCCAGACTTTTCCCACCAAGAGCTGTTGCCTTGGTCACAACAACCGCAACTGAATCTATAGTTCAATGGAAATCTCCTTCTACGGATGTCATGGGCTACATAATCTCGTACGTCAAAACAAAGGGTGGCAGAATACAGTGGACCCAACCGATTCATCCAGGCGTCAAAGTCTACAACATACTCAACTTGTCTCCGGGCACAGCGTACCACGTGTGTGTCATCGCGcagtatccagtgggtagaagCGCAGCAACAAACAATCCGTGCGTCACAGCCACGACAAAAGAGGGCGCAGGCAAAGGCACAGGCACAGGCACAGACCAGACACTCGTTATTGGTCTGGCGTCAGCGGGCGTCATTGCGGCGGTGGTCATTGTGGGAACGATAGTGATGTGCAAGGTACGTCTTTCGGACTAA